From the Deltaproteobacteria bacterium genome, the window TTGGGAATATTGCTGTTTTCAACCGGCATTCCAAATCCAATCCCTTCATTAAAACCTGAACCTCTTTTCGTTTTCGAAAGACCCCCTGAAAAATAATCCCTCGTTCGAATTAATCTCACTGTAGCTTTGTCGGGTTTTAGGGAAGATTGCCCTGCAAGTCATTGACTTGAGCGCCCTTCAGTAGGCGCATTGATCAGTAGGCGCATTGATGACTTTTTGCGAAGTCATCATCTCCCGGTATCGAAAGGATGGTGATCGACATGACACACCACAATTCGGATTCCATTTTACTGTTAGGTTTTTGCTCCTTTTGCGGAGAGAATTTCCAGGATGACGCGGCCAGGTTTATCGTCGGCGATTTTCCTTCGGAACAGTTCTGCTCCCATGAATGTTCCGGCAATTTCCTGAAATTTGAGCTCTGGGAGGAGCGCGCCGTCTCATCCGGGCCGGCGATTCACAGGCCGGCCTCTCTTTTTCGTCAGGAACAGGGAGAAAAGCTTTAACATCAATATGTGACTAATTCCTATGGACCGGGTCCTTTAAGTAAGTATACGGCAATACCCATCCACTCCCTTACAACCGGAGGGTGTGGATGGGATCTGGTCCATAGGAACAACCCGTGGAGGATTGCCATGCATGAATCTCAATTGGCTCAACTCAACTTGATCGGAAACCAGATAAGGGGGATTACGCGGATGATCACCGATGGGGGTTACTGCATAAACATCCTGACGGAGATTCGATCAGCGTCAAGAACCATGTCGCAAGTTGAATACAACATCTTCAAAAACCACCTGGAGAGCTGCGTAAGGAGATCGATTTCCGAAGGAGACTCATTTGAAAGGGATGCAAGGATAAATGAGGTTCAGGACCTTCTTGCCAAGGCCAAGTGACTGACGTAAATATGGAGGTAGGATATGACATTAGAGAATTTAATCACTCTGATATTCATTGTTGGGTTCGGCTATATGATGTTTCGAGGAGGCGGATGCTGCGGTTCTCATGGTGGTCAGAAGAAACATCATGAAGAAACCAAGGATGAGACTTCTGAAGTCCCTTCATCAGGAACAGATATTACTGAAAAGTGAGGACCCAAAACTTTTACTGAACCTGCGGAGATAGTCCATGGAGAGGAAAAACCGCTCCCGACCTCGCGGGAAGGAAAGGCCGCCTCGTAAAGAACCCTGTTATTCCTTGTCTGCGCCGGGGAAATCGGTACATAATAGGCCCTTCCTTAATCTACGTCTTTTGTTCATTATTGATAGTGGAGTAAAAAGTCATGAATTATCTGCTTGCCATGGATCAGGGAACCACAAGCAGCCGTGCTATTCTCTTCGGTCTTGACGGCCGTATTTTAAGCGTGGCCCAAAAGGAGTTCAAGCAGCACTTTCCCCATGACGGATGGGTAGAGCATGATCCTGAGGACATCTGGCGGACCCAGATCGATACCACCCGCGACGCCCTGCAGAAGGCAAGGATAAGCCCAAAGGATGTCGCAGCAATTGGAATTACAAACCAGCGGGAGACCACGCTGGTCTGGGATCGGTCCACCGGCGAACCCCTTTTCCGGGCCATCGTATGGCAGGATCGCCGGGCCGCGGCTCTGACCGACCGCCTCAAAACAGAGGGCCTCGAACCCGGCGTGCGCGAGAAGACGGGCCTGGTCCTCGATCCCTACTTCTCCGCTGGAAAGCTTGCCTGGCTTCTGGACAACGTGCGTGGACTGAGGGAACGGGCCGCCGCGGACGAGATTTTGTTCGGTACCGTGGATACCTGGCTCATGTACCGTCTGAGCGGAGGACGAATTCACGCCACGGACGTGACAAACGCCAGCCGCACTCTGCTGTTTAACATCCACACTCTTCAATGGGACGAAGAATTGCTGGACATGTTCAGGATACCGGCAGGGGTGCTGCCTGAGGTAAAACCATCCGCCGGGCGGTTCGGCGAGACCGATCCTTCCCTTTTCGGCTGTGAGATTCCCATTGCCGGGGTGGCCGGCGACCAGCAGGCCGCCCTGTTCGGACAGGCCTGTTTCGAGCCCGGCATGGCCAAGAATACCTACGGCACCGGGGCCTTCGTCGTTATGAACACCGGGGAAAAACCGGTCTTGGGAGAGGGGGTCCTGACCACCTTGGGCTGGCAGATCAGGGGCCGGAAAGCCCAATACGCCATGGAGGGTTCGATTTTCGCCGCCGGGGCCGCGGTGCAGTGGCTTCGCGATGGTCTGGGACTGTTAGAAAACGCGTCTGAGGTTGAAGACCTTGCCCGGAGCGTGCCCGACTCCGGGGGGATATACTTCGTGCCCGCTCTCGTCGGTCTGGGGGCGCCATATTGGGATCCTTATGCCCGAGGGTTGATCATCGGGCTGACCCGTGGCAGCACCAGAGCACATCTGGCCCGTGCGACCCTGGAGGCTATCGCCTATCAGACCCGGGACGCTATCGAGGCCATGCAGAAGGCCAGCGGCATTTTACTGCGCGAGTTGCGCGTCGACGGAGGCGCCGCGGCAAACAATTTTCTCCTGCAGTTACAGGCAGACCTGCTGGGCACCCCCGTCCTGCGTCCTGAAGTTACCGAGACCACCGCCCTTGGGGCGGCCTACCTGGCCGGGATCGGGGTGGGACTGCTGGATTCCGAATCCATCGCTCAGCATTGGGCGCTCGAACGCCGGTGGGAACCGGACATGAAATCAGAGGACAGGGAGGCTCTTTTTCGCGGCTGGCAAAGAGCAGTGGAAAGATCCAGAGGATGGGTGAAACAGCCGACTATGTAGTATGAGACGCCGGGACCACATTCAAAAGCTGAAGGCGGGGAATATCTTCGACCTCATCGTCATCGGGGGAGGCGCCACCGGCTGCGGCATCGCTCTGGACGCGGCCAGCCGCGGATTAAACGTCGCACTGGTGGAAAAGAACGACTTCGCGGAAGGCACCAGCGGCCGAAGCACAAAGCTGCTTCACGGAGGCGTGCGCTACCTGGAATCCGCGGTCAAACACCTGGACCGGGTCCAATACCACCTGGTGAAGGACGCCCTGCGAGAGCGAGGAATCCTCCTC encodes:
- the glpK gene encoding glycerol kinase GlpK produces the protein MNYLLAMDQGTTSSRAILFGLDGRILSVAQKEFKQHFPHDGWVEHDPEDIWRTQIDTTRDALQKARISPKDVAAIGITNQRETTLVWDRSTGEPLFRAIVWQDRRAAALTDRLKTEGLEPGVREKTGLVLDPYFSAGKLAWLLDNVRGLRERAAADEILFGTVDTWLMYRLSGGRIHATDVTNASRTLLFNIHTLQWDEELLDMFRIPAGVLPEVKPSAGRFGETDPSLFGCEIPIAGVAGDQQAALFGQACFEPGMAKNTYGTGAFVVMNTGEKPVLGEGVLTTLGWQIRGRKAQYAMEGSIFAAGAAVQWLRDGLGLLENASEVEDLARSVPDSGGIYFVPALVGLGAPYWDPYARGLIIGLTRGSTRAHLARATLEAIAYQTRDAIEAMQKASGILLRELRVDGGAAANNFLLQLQADLLGTPVLRPEVTETTALGAAYLAGIGVGLLDSESIAQHWALERRWEPDMKSEDREALFRGWQRAVERSRGWVKQPTM
- a CDS encoding metal-sensitive transcriptional regulator, with the translated sequence MHESQLAQLNLIGNQIRGITRMITDGGYCINILTEIRSASRTMSQVEYNIFKNHLESCVRRSISEGDSFERDARINEVQDLLAKAK